Below is a genomic region from Diabrotica undecimpunctata isolate CICGRU chromosome 7, icDiaUnde3, whole genome shotgun sequence.
aaaaggagaaCACATTCTTCATGTTGCAGCGGTTTGCAGAAAATTGGAAACCCAAGAAGAAAAGATCCGTCCATTCCCTGTTAACTATTTGAGACCAGAAAAAACGAATTTAAGTCCCGAGgatgaaaatattgaaatattggatCTCTTCTGGCAGAGAGTTGGCCAAGCGGAAGCTTCTAGGTACGGTATTGTATTgttatattgtattatttactCAGATATGGATAATGGCTTCCTTTAGGGTGGTGGCGAGCTATATAATTATCCATACTAGAAGAGCCTAGCCAAATGAATTTTGTCATATCAACTTTTAAATATTCTTCATCCCCAACACTTTCAAAATATATCTCCTCAAACAGACCATCTTTGATCCCCATTTGCTCGTATTCTGTGTCATTCTTGCTAAAAAGAACAACCCCGCGCGAAGTTGATTTTTTGACACATTATCGACAAGTTCACCACCGTCTTCCTCACCGGAATCCCCATCTATCAGCTCACTCTCTGGAGGCTCAATGTAGATTTCGTCCACTTCTATGTCATCATCATATGCAATTTGAAATGCTTCTTCAAAAAAagtcttttttaaaaaatcagtAAATTATAAAAATCAGTAATAGCACGTCCtagcgttgccatatggcaacactcatatacttcatctaatttacaaactgttgcacgtcatccgcgtcataatCCGTTAGGTTACATGATatcaacacgaaatatttaggcggtaggtgtgttcttttttagaataactttgccgagtacactggcattacagccactagaaatattttattatatacgcgtagaaataatttttaaagatttctattaatgttaacttaaagaaatacacactaatatgtttcatttaatttgtataaatgcattataaagcgtttttatgaagaacatttgttcggaacacactgtaactgtaatcgaacgaaggtgatattttggcataaattggaaacacttatttgacagttgcggtgttgactaatgttaataagtaatgaaaaaagtgttgtttttgtttaagtattccattttacatctttatacgacgcatacaagctgatcaaattgtttttaacaagattattttttaacttttgttttgtttctatttatttacattaaatattaatttgttttgttgtataattcacttttgcaataattgtgacctatttgatttaaaatggattcataatttttttatactttgacaactatgtcaacttcgatctctgtcaatgataatgacgtgcaacggtatttaaattagatggactgtatttaggatataataagacaaataaaaactaaaagaatTGGTCTCACTGGAGTATTTTAAACACTTAATTTCGACCTTATATCTTCTCCATGTTTAACGTCCATCTTGAAGTAACAATTATACAAACGCTCTCACAAACAACTGATTTGAGAAACTAATTTACGTTTTAGCGACACCCTAAATTAGGCAACCAATCTAACAACGTTAAAATACAAACTTCATCTCTGTTATTGGGTCTCAACTTTTCGCGTAAGaattagaatattttaaaaagtgttttgCGTTGCCATATAGCAAGGCCAGAATATAAATTTCTTTCAATTTATATTATTTGGAGCTTTATGATGCGCAAGTCATTATTTCCAACCTTGTCTTTTTCTTCCAATGTCGCCACAACACAAATTTGGTCTTAGCCTCCAGTTATTTTTCGCGCCACCATTACAAATCGCTCCCCAATTATGTtccattttttatattatgttttctTATTTTCCTCTTTGCCTTTGGCATTTTTTTGCAGTCCATAGCTTTTCCAAAATTGCTATTCTTTAGATAAATATAATAGTTCTCCTTTTGTATTCTTGTTGTGTGCTTACGTtacaaaattgtataattttatctTGTTTAAGGTACTCGATTATTGAAGAacgaacatttttaaaaaaagaaaatgaaattctTCAGAAAAAACTGCACGAGTTTTGTCAATGTTTGCAATGTCCAGAGGGTCAAACCATCGACAACGAACAACTAAATTGGCCTCCTTATATTGGTCACATATCAAAAAATGTGACAGAGGCTCATCATGAAATGAAGAAATATAAACTACAAAATTACCCGTTTGGTAGaaactaattttataaatatatacctacactattactaaattgtttaaattttccCACAGTATTGTTCCCAGACATTGTTAAAtggaaaaaaaatgtttatttgatGTAATAATACATAATGGCCTCAATagatatatgtaataattgtagtAATTAGTCAATGGAGTAAGAAGAAGGGCTTAAAGAAAGTATCATAATCCAATAGTTCTGTAAATTTCTTAAGTCTTCTGGTCGTACTTAAGATTTTCAGTCTTTTTTCCAGTAGTTGGTTAAAGAGTTATTTTATCAGAATATGATACCTAACACTATTTCGGTACATGTTTATTGAATGTTTAGTGTTTACATACTTATTAAGTAAATCTTAATTATAAATCTAAGACTTCCGTTACATAGGGAAGAGTGGGCCACGTTGAGACAAATTCAAAACAACtaaaattctttaaaacaatcgttgtatatttgaaaatatcaaATGACATAGGTATATAGGTACATAAACTTCAACGAAAAGATTTAGGTAAATCAAAATTCTCAACGAATATCAATATTATCGAActtgacaataaattaaataaagggcTTCTGACGTTTTACACCTTCGCAATTAAGAATTGGTGACAGCACACACTCAACAGTGGAAAACAAAAATGTGTTTGTGGGAAGATAACTAAATGCGTCTCTGTAAACTCTTTCTCGTAGTTCTGCAAAGTTTTTAACGACTGAATTTTATCCACTACTACTCGTCCATTAATATACtcttattaatattttgtggATGTCAGCAACTCCTCAATTTTCTTGCGCAGATTGAGGTTTTCATGCTTTTTATAGTTGTTGAGGTGGCGTAATAAATATTGAGACTCTTTAATTATCAATGTCTTTATTTCGTAACAACTACATGCTAATTCTTATTATTTACTATATGCAATGTTACTTTCTACATAATCTACGAAGGGTGTCTTATAAAGTCCTACACACACAGATATGACATCATTGTCAACTTAACTTCACTGGCACATGCACACAAATttccaaaaatatataaatgtttactACTACACATTATGCAATATAAAACACATGTACAATATAAATGTAATACATTCCCAGCAATAGTTATCTATTTAATTACATTTTTCTCTAAGCCGTGTCTCTAGCTTTTCTTGTTTTGTTCCCAATTATTTGTTGTATCTTCCCTTGTTTTGTTCgtatttttgaattaataataTCGATAAtcagaagaaagaaaaataattggATTTTTTATTAGTaagtgtaattattattttttataatttgattaAGTAATTAGTTTTGGTTTTGGATTTAGTTTTCAATATTTATAATGGCTGAATACCAATATAATTCGCAGCCACGAAAGAAGGAGAAGTAAAGCTTAAAACGGAGCTAACTTCGTGTTATAGAAAATTGATATTTGTCAGACTAAAAACAACAAATCATTTTGAAAATGGCATCCCGGGAAGATTGGTCAGCAGAAAAGCAATCAAAACTTTTACAAGAAGAACAGAGGGTTTCGGTTTTAAATGAAATTAAGGATCATTTAATATCAATTCCACAGTCGGAAGCTTCTAAAGTTGCCAATAGTTTTAACATACCTCTGGTCTTTGACTGTTTAAATAATTCCAATACGTAAGTAATTATAAAGTAGTCAttaattcatatttattttacctttttttacAGAGAAGAAGTTGATCTAGCATGCGAAGTCCTTAGTTTGTTTATGAACAACTTAAGCATTGGAGAGAGCACAAATAAATATGATGTACCATTAGAAAGAGCTTTACACCATCCTTATCCAGGCGTAAAAATTATGGCTCTCAATGAAATTCACAGAAACGTATTAAAAGAAGAAGGTCTTATAAATGTGTGTCGAAGAATTTCCTTGTTAAGTAGTGTAATCCAATGTGTTGGAGACAGTGAATTAGCAGTTGCTCAAGAAGCTGCAAAAATTGTTTCAGATGTTGGTATTTCAGATTTAGGCTTAAAAGTTTTGGTTTCTCGTGATATTGTTAAGGAGATACAAGAGGTTATGTGTATAAATGAACTTGCAAGGCTTAGAGTATATGAGGTAATTCTTTTTAACAGTACTAAAAAGATATTTGAATCTAATTGTAGGCTTTTACAGCAGCTATTTGAGTATTTATAAAGGATTATAGACATGCAAAGTTGTCAGTAATATTATCTAGAAttattttctatattattattCTCATTCAGTGTATTAGTAACATGGTATCCCATTCAAATTAACCAGATCCTTATATTCAAGCTCCGTTTTAATAAGTCATTGATATATTCTAAGTTTTACTACAAAAAAAGTGATAATAAACTCTAATACAATGTTTGAGAAAGTAAATCAGTAGTTTTTAATATGTGTATACCACAAAAAATAGTGGCATGAATGTAGTagacagaaacatggaaacaggACTGTATTAAAATAAGCAGATTAATGTCAAACAATATAAATATGCAGTTTGTTTTATACAATTTGGAAAATGGGTCAAGAATTACATGTGAAAATATTCCACAAATATTTTAACCTGATCTAACAATAGCAGTAATTCACATTCACAACCTTCTTCTACAGCAATAGTTATTTTGGAAGCCATCTGTCATAAACTGGTTATACTACAGCCAATTGGTTTATTGTACTATGGCagacataaaatatatttcatatgTTTTATTCATCTTTTGTGCACATGCTTTTAGATGGGATTTTTACTTTTTCCAATAATTAATGGATCTTGTTTTGAACCTTCCATATTTGCACATAGCAAAATAGTCAAATGTTGTTTTGCTACCTTCTTCTCTgctcatttttcattttttaatgtaaatgtCTTGTTAGGCATGCTTTGGTAATAAATCCCTGTTTCTTCAGCATTGTATGAATGGTAACTTGATTTTCCAGTTCTCTTCGTCGCGCAAATTAACCTCTGTAGAGTAACcacaaatttgtttaaatgttgTATAATGAAGCTGGCAGAAGCTTTCCAAACATCCATTTGATGCTGCAAAATTTTCCGTCTTCAAACTATTTGCTGCCTCGAGTCATTTTCTTTAGGTATTGGAATTGCTTTATTTCTGGCTTTGCAAAACCAATTGTAAATGACTTAATCCACTGCTAATCCATCTGATTTTGAAAACTTTCATTTTTGTTCCAAGGTAACATCCATTTGTATTGGGTATTTCCATcaacaaatagataaaatattttggCTAATATTAACAGGTAAATTTCTGTGGGAATGggctttaaaaattttatttttagatagtTGTCAATATTTCTAAGGAATCCGAAGGTAATTTGGAGTTACTAAAATCGACAGGCATTGTATCCCAAATTTTAGAAGAACTGAACAATAATGATGTGTTACTGAAAATGAATATTGTGGAACTTATTACTCAGCTTGGATTGAATATACATGGTTACAATTACCTAGAACAAAATGGAGTTTTAAGCAAACTGTTTGCAATAGTTGAAGATGATGAAGATCAAATGACTGTGAAGTTTTGTGAACCAGGTATAttagaattattaaaatttacgtTATTTTCTTGTGTGTATCAATATTATAATTTCGTTATGTCTGTCTTTCCGTAATGAAAACCCCAGCACACCTATCCACAAAAACTAGTACTACCATTtctgtataatatatattaatatctaTATATTATTATGTCATTATGTCACTGGTTTattgtaaagaaaaaataaatatttattaaatcaatattttttatttaataaagaaataacattgttttATAAACGGCATGTTATAATTTTATAACATGCCGTTTGGTTGGCAAATCCATCAGTTAGTTCTGAATtagaaatctataatttttttcacttcgaaatgcactttggaaatgcatttttcTTATTCAGTAATGCAGTTTTCATTTCCACATCATTCACAAAATTTCCTGACACTCATACGAATCAAATGCAAAAAGTTTCATTGAGATCCATCCTACTGCAAGAATTTGATGAGTTTTAGTCTTTTTACTTCTTCATTGCTTCGCCTATATCCACAATAGTTAATATCAATTGCTTTTACATAGTTTTGTTTGGTATATAAtacattcttttttaattttaggtattttaaaattttttggacACATGGCTCACTGGAAGCCCACTGAATTGCTACTAAAATACCCTAAAATATTTGACAGACTATTTGCCAATATTGAAAGTGGTGATCTAACGATAGTAGGCATTACCTTAGATACACTAGGTATTATAGGAGTAACCACCGAAGGAAAATGTGCCTTAAAATCTACAGGTAAGGTCAAATGATCCAATGATTTTAAATGAAAACagttttattccatttttttttgtttgtaacaataaaaaattattagaaacgATAATGGCTAAAAAGGTAAATAAGTGCTAAACaagaatacataaaaaaagaTTCAGTAAACTTAGATGACGCTTCCATAGCAGTATAGCTTCCTGTGTATACTTACATATTCTTTACTCCTTGGTGTACTtactaatataaatattttcatcaaCAGCTTTTTCCCTTATTGTTATTTCTGTCGAAAACATGGATAATTATGTGACATATATTTGTGTTTTGTAATTTCATGTTACAAAATATTGAGTAATGTTTAATTATATACTGATAATTGTATTGATAGCGTTGCTTTTTAGGAAACAAAATTACCTATGCTCTAAAAACCATCATGAAATTGTTAACCTCATTTCCAACTGACATAAAGCTTAGAGCCTTGAAATGCATAGAGAATCTTTTGTCAGCATCTGGTCCCCAACCTATTGTGAGCCAGATAACAATGAAATGGTTTTCTTTACTGACTGACCAGCCAATGGAAGTTATTGTGAAATATGCTAAAAATCCTTTTTCTGAAATAAAGTTAGCTGGTCTGGGAATTGTACAAACCATGGCCTCACAACAGTGGGGACAAGAGGAAATAAAAAATAGTCCAGGTAAatagttaaaaattaattactgCATTGGTAATGAATGCTCGAtatgaaatttatttatatactgttctggagctattttcttgtggcattttaaagtaattactatttaaatgggaataagccacaataaaagGTTAAAGggggtttattcccatttaaatagtaaatactttatgtatatatatacttatgtCATTTTTTTAGGACTTGTTGAATACCTTTTGGATAGAAACATTGAAGTGATTAAAGAgtgtaaagaaataaaatacgAAATCATTAAGCTTTTGTCTAGCAGTatcatttttgatgaatttaCTTTAAAAAGGCTACAGAAATATGTTAAAGAAGGACCTTTTTATGTGGAAGCTATTACAGAAATTGCATTTGAAAGCAATGAATAAAtgagtgtttttatttttgttctaatATATATTCGGCtaataaaatagatatttatattttattgtaaaatttcttttattttacctTCTCCTTTGTAAGTTGGTGGGTGTAATGTGAATTCTGTGGAGGCGAGAACTTTCTGCATGATACCCAGTTAAGTGACAATCATATTATTCATGTTGGTAACAAGATGGCATGACAGGAGGCACAGTATAGACAGTTGTTATCTATACTGTGCAGGAGGTGACAGCGACAGAGGTTAGACAAGAAggttgttaggttaggttaccgGCATGTGAAGTTAATATACTTGTTGCTTATACAATTACACAAtctagtatttgttttatttattacacctTCCATCAGGCTTATACACTTTCACGACTGTGAACATATTTGCGACCATATTTTAATATCTGCTTTTCTAGATCACAGCTAAAATACAAAGATGAATATATCAACAGAACTGTAAAACCTCATATTATTATGGTATAGTCCATTTTCGTCTGTCAAGGATATAGTAGATATGCTTGAAGGGACTCAAACAGCATTTGAAAAGATATTCAGCGGCTCCAGGATTGATTTCTGAAGAAATTGAACTTTCATGCATAATTAAGGGCTTTATTacgcaaaaaaaaattacaaaattcttAGCTGACCACCAGGTACTATCTTAATACATGCAACAAAATTATTTTCAGCGATCGTTGGCGAATAAGGGCTCAAAAGAAGTAGTTTAAAGGAGCCAGTTTCATAGGTTCTAAAAAACAATAGAGGGATTCATCATCTAAATCTTTATAGTTTTTTGAATAATTGTCACAGGTATCAAGTATGAACTTAAagagttatattaattaaatagctgcaaatatattttattgcaatatatcatcatcattcaatcctcgcttatccactgctggacatagatctctctcataattttccatctatttcgatcttgtgcctcttgcatccaattcctatgacaacgttttagatcgtcagtccaacgtgttggtggacgacctctgcttcggtaggcatcatctcttggtctccattccagtatccgctttgtccatctattatctgtcattcgagccacgtgacctgcccagttccatgtcagtgttgctactctctctactgcatcagccactcctgttctttgtcgtagctgtcgatttgggatcttgtctcgtagtgaaacgcccaacatagcacgctccatcgccctttgacacacacggatcttttgaactgttctccttgtcatggtcaacgtttccgcaccttaagttaacactggcaaaacacactgattaaacgtttttcttttaaggcatattggtatatcagaggATTTGAAagtatggttcagcttgccgaaggctgcccaagtcagtcttatacgacggagaagctcaacggtttggttgtcttttcctatgcgaatctcatgacctaggtatttataggccattacctggtctatggatcttgttcctacgcatatatcttcgctgactacaagatttgtcatcatctggggtTTAGatctatttattttcaatcccccttctagtgaggaaaggtagagctgatttaaaagttctttggcctcatctatcctatcagctattagtacaatatcatctgcaaaccttagatggctaagcttttctccgtttatgtttatgcccttgtcggtcagttttgcccttttacatatatattccaaaagcgtagtgaacagtttcggcgatatggtgtccccctggcgtactccacgttgtatcgggaatttctgggtttgacgatcacccactctataTCATTTGACCTATAATCAGTTTCCATTACAGTAAGTTCATTCGATGTTCTACAAGAATGTGTTGATGCGAACTCAAATACTTCACTTCTTttagaaaaatctaaaatttCAAGGGTTTTAAGAGAAGTGTCACTGTCTCTAAATGGACAAAatctgaaaataattttcttataTTCTTCAAGTGAAATATTTGAACAAACTTCTTTCCTCATTGTTAACAGCTGATCTTCTAGTTCACAAACTTGAAGCATTAAGCGGTAGTTCTCATTTCTCAGATTTTTGATATTATTTCAAAGACGCTGTTTTTTTGGAGACCGGTGAGACAGTATTGGTGTCAATATCTGTGTTGATGATCAGGAATTCAGATATGTTGGAGTGGTGAAGACTGCAGCTGCGGAAAACTGTGACCTAAACAAGGAAAGTATAGACATCCAACCTAACATCGAAAGCTAACAAATTATTCTTTGAAAGTCAGTCATATTACTTTTTTGCTATAGCTTTTATTCAATACTGTATTTTAACTTGTAATTACTTTATTTTGCTAAAAATGAGTATTCACTGTAATTGTTaaacttgaaattgtttttaattgaaaattttaacTTCTAAGAATACATAAATActaattgttatttttaaataaaaataaactatttatgaataacatttgttttttatttccagTAATAAATTCCATAATcagttgtttattgattttacagcCAAGAATTACTTATATTTGTATTTTCAATTTAAAAGCATGTCAGTGCAATTATATTTAACAGAAAAGCATCGACTTATGTCGTGTATCCGCAAGTTTACATCTTAGGTGATGTTCACTTCGCACTATCAAAAATATTTGGACTATGTTCACTATGGAAGTAATCCTAATCcatcatatatgtatatatctattcCTAGTATTGTTTATGACTTTaagaaaatgttaatttttctatcttatATTTTAATTCAGTGCATTCCAAGTATAATGTTAATCCAGGAATAGATAAATTAATccagtttaatttatttacggtgtcgtcaggtgccaccaatcacgcacctcgacgtgcatcgcccttccttctggaacttataattaaatttaattggttgagaaatgaaaaagtttcatataaaagttaatttatctttaaatatgggacattttcggatctcaagtcagtagtgTCTagtacatggttttacccgtgtagggtagctccctagagcactttgctcgaagggctctgcaaaCTTTCTAAGACTCTAAAGCTGAGTTCTTTTCTTTTTAGAAagactgtgttttatttccaccaccaataaaaccataaaggcattgtctcttcaagacaatgccacaataagagcgtaccggctaacttcgcaatattacaccatattgcgcaatagttagaacaattaataaacatggaaacttgcaccaagttgctaacacattttcatgtgtttattaattacaccggagacgacatggcgcccaaccttttaacgaactctaccacgactccgagatgtcagagttctcatgctccgcgatcgaaaatcgcaaaagTTCCAACACGACGCCTGCATCaaaaaccactcaagaaaacagcggggagaagcatcggatgttagtacaccaaactaacaggccgatatccaccttctgcagccctgaaaccgtcgatgtgccatatctccgacgagccagcctacttgatgctaagtacctgatgcgattgatgtctccgcagtagccagtcactgcctgcctaccattatgtggtccagagtcaccacggaggctcaggcaaactcaatggcgacatgcagatgggaaacgtatagctagagaggacgaagccgccgtagaacgagcacatcgccgaggatggacctgcagatgctgtcacattttcatacgtttattaattacaccggagacgacaacggcaaccatagacataatatgcactattttattcgtacttttagtcgAAGAATAgattaatttatttcaaatatactaaattattaaccTCAAAAATTacggttctgtcgtagcttgttacaaatttctcaatccgagcCTGTGTTTTCCGTTTTAAATAATGCGATCGCTGACACATTTCAATGGCGCCATCttagagtgggcattctgattgttattttttctgtgcctatacaaaaaaatatactaatacttacatattttttttcatggaaggaaaactaataaaatagaaatagattTTTCAAGTTATATTTAAAACATAAGTTATCATCTTACATCacaatgtttaaatatttatttaatatctagTCTTTTTGTTTATCTAACAATACTCTCATCAGGCTCATACAAATTCTAAGATTACATAACAAACCATACAGATCATTCTACACCTACTTAAAATACTCAAAAtcgttaaaaataaaatgaaaaatgatAACTAAATTCCCTTTAGAGACAGTAAAAGTGACTTCCTGTCTAACGGTAATTTAATtagataaaaagtaataaaattttctgTTAAGTAGTTATGATTTTTCTGAGTAAGTTAATGTTTCATAGAAGCATGTCAAGTTTTATGTTCAAATAAGCGTtgtgttttggtttttttttttatattatactacAACTGGATGGAGGTCAGTTAAGGATGGGATGAATAGGAGAAATTAAGCATTAGAAAAGCGTATTAACAACGCTTGGTGGCA
It encodes:
- the LOC140444906 gene encoding 26S proteasome non-ATPase regulatory subunit 5, encoding MASREDWSAEKQSKLLQEEQRVSVLNEIKDHLISIPQSEASKVANSFNIPLVFDCLNNSNTEEVDLACEVLSLFMNNLSIGESTNKYDVPLERALHHPYPGVKIMALNEIHRNVLKEEGLINVCRRISLLSSVIQCVGDSELAVAQEAAKIVSDVGISDLGLKVLVSRDIVKEIQEVMCINELARLRVYEIVVNISKESEGNLELLKSTGIVSQILEELNNNDVLLKMNIVELITQLGLNIHGYNYLEQNGVLSKLFAIVEDDEDQMTVKFCEPGILKFFGHMAHWKPTELLLKYPKIFDRLFANIESGDLTIVGITLDTLGIIGVTTEGKCALKSTGNKITYALKTIMKLLTSFPTDIKLRALKCIENLLSASGPQPIVSQITMKWFSLLTDQPMEVIVKYAKNPFSEIKLAGLGIVQTMASQQWGQEEIKNSPGLVEYLLDRNIEVIKECKEIKYEIIKLLSSSIIFDEFTLKRLQKYVKEGPFYVEAITEIAFESNE